The Litoribrevibacter albus DNA segment CCGGTAAAATATTGTGTTTTCGGATGGTGAAAAGCAACTTTTGAATGGCGGATTCATCCGCTGTTTCAAAGGCTTCCAAACCCAAAATAGCAGGCATTCGGTCAAACAAGGCTGGGCTCGCTTGTACTTTTTCAGTCAATTGCTGATCAAAAATGGCATTGTCCAGCGTGGTTAATTCGATCACGGTAAGAGGGATCATTTGGCTTTTTAAGGAAAAAGCGTTGTTGCTCATGTGTCCAAATTCCTGCGGATAGCTAACTTAATTGGGCTTGGCGATATTTAGTGTGTTTTAGGTGCCAGGGCGTTGGCATCGATAGAAACACCAGACCATCCAAACTTTATAAAGTTACGAATGTTTTGGTGATCCTCGGCTTCCGGGTGCTCTAAAACGTCTTTTCGATAGAAATCACCGAAGCACTGAAGCACTTCTTCTTCCTTTAAAGACAATGCTTTACCGAGACTAAAGATCTT contains these protein-coding regions:
- a CDS encoding HopJ type III effector protein; this translates as MTKEHFIEGLKNQTNSFQQTMDFIEANFDFTPVAFTVGEQVNELGTNQGSAKIFSLGKALSLKEEEVLQCFGDFYRKDVLEHPEAEDHQNIRNFIKFGWSGVSIDANALAPKTH